ATGGCTGACTAATTTCAATAACTATCCGGTTCTGTGGGCTATACCTGTGTTGGGAGTATTGCTTCCTTTGCTGACTATGCTGACTACTTGGATGGATAAGGGAGCCTGGGCATTCTTGTTCTCATCACTGACAGTAACTTGCATTATCCTGACTTCAGGTATTGCTATGTTCCCGTTCGTAATGCCATCAAGCATTGACCCGAATGTCAGTCTGACTATGTGGGATGCGACATCCAGCCAGTGGACGTTGCAAATTATGTTCGTTGTTGCACTTATCTTCGTTCCTATTGTGCTGTCTTACACCATTTGGTGTTATTACAAAACATTCGGACGTTTGGATAAGAACTACATTGATAACAACAAACACTCACTGTACTAAGGAGCATAGTCATGTGGTATTTTGCTTGGATTCTCGGAACGCTGTTGGCTTGTAGCTTCGCTGTCATTGCTGCCTTGGCACTTGAGCATAGCGAATCACAAAAAGTCCCTGAGAGTGACAAAAAATAATGTTAGCTGATAAATGCTACCAACTTATGGATAAGAGCCTATTGAGGGCTCTTATCCTCATCATCGCTTTAATACTTGCTGTATGTGTGTTTTGGGAGCCAGCTCGCTTTGCTGCCAACACTAGTTCACTACAAATATGGCAAGGTATTTTATTGATCTGGGCAGTTTGTTCTGGCGTTACTTTTGGTATTGGTTTTTATCCTAAACGTATTATCTGGCGGTTGTTTTTTCATCCGTTACCTGCATTTTTCATTCTTCTTTTTGGCTTATATCATTTCTTTAAGTAAACTAATTGTAATTTTATAGGCTGATGGCCTATAAATTTTTTTTACTGACAGGTCATTCCAAAGCGCGATTGTCTTAAGTATAGTGACAGCGTCAATTCGCCTGATTAGGATTATATGAGTAATATGTTGTTCCGTTGGCCTATCCGTGTTTACTACGAAGACACAGATGCTAGTGGTGTGGTTTATCACGCTCGGTATTTGTGTTTTTACGAAAGAGCTCGTACAGAGATGTTGCGTGAAAGAGGCTTTCACCAACAGCCTATGCTAGATGAGCAAGCTGGCTTTGTTGTTAGTCGCATGACGATTGACTACCGGAAACCAGCAAAACTGGATGACCAACTGGTTGTTGAAAGCGAAGTTACGAATATCCGTGGCGCTTCTCTGACATTTATTCAACGAATTGTTGATTGCAATGGCGTAGTTGTCAGCAGCGCAGAATGCCTGGTTGTCTACGTGAATTCATCTCAAATGAAGCCGATTGCGCTTCCAAAGTCTATTGTCGCGGAGTTTAAGCAGTGACTGACATGAACATCCTTGATTTATTTCTTAAGGCAGGTTTCTTAGTGCAGCTTATCATGCTGATTTTGATTGGCTTCTCTATCGCCTCTTGGGCAATCATTATTCAACGGACAAAAATCCTTAATGCCGCCAGCCGTGAGGCAGAAGCATTTGAAGATAAATTTTGGTCTGGCATTGAATTATCTCGCCTTTACAAAGAAAGTCAGTCACGCCGTGACTCGCTAAGTGGTACTGAGCAGATATTCCATTCTGGGTTTAAAGAATTTGCTCGTTTACATCAGGCAAATGATCATGCACCAGAAGCTGTTATTACAGGAGCTTCCCGTGCCATGCGTATTTCACTAAATCGTGAATTGGAAGTATTGGAAAATCACATTCCATTTCTGGGTACGGTAGGTTCCATCAGCCCTTATATTGGTCTGTTTGGTACGGTCTGGGGGATCATGCATGCCTTTATTGCTTTGGGGGCAGTTAAACAGGCAACTCTGCAAATGGTAGCACCCGGTATCGCTGAAGCCCTGATTGCAACCGCTATCGGCCTGTTTGCGGCAATTCCTGCGGTGATGGCCTATAACCGTCTGAACCAACGCGTTAACAAACTGGAACAAGTTTACGATAACTTTATGGAAGAATTTCTGGCTATTTTGCATCGTCAGGCTTTTGCTGCCAATACCAATAAGTCGTAATAAATCGTAAGAGGAAATCAGCGAATGGCGCGCACTCGTAGTCGCAGACGTGAGCTAAAATCCGAGATCAATATCGTTCCCTTGCTGGACGTGTTGTTGGTATTGCTGCTTATTTTCATGGCAACAGCACCGATTATCACGCAAAGCGTAGAAGTCGATTTACCTGATTCGGTGGACTCAAAAACAGTTTCTAGCACTGATAATCCGCCGGTCATTGTGGAAGTTTCTGGGGTAGGGCAATACAACATGGTTGTTAATCAGGAACGTTTGGAATTGTTACCTGAACAGCAAATTGTTGCAGAAGCGCAAACCTTGGTGAAAGCCAATCCGAAAACAGTTTTCCTGATTGGTGGTTCTAAGGAAGTTCCTTATGATGAAATTATCAAAGCGTTGAATATGCTTCGTCAGGCAGGTGTAAAATCGGTGGGTTTAATGACCCAGCCTATCGGAGCCTGACAATGGCTGTCATTTAAAGTTTCTGGATGTCGAGCGTGGGAAAGACAAACGAGCAAAATAATAGGCTGAATCGCGCCATTATCATTTCGGTAATATTGCACATTATCCTGATCGGATTTCTGATTTGGGGTTCTTTGGTGCAAAAAACAGAAATGGGAGGCGGTGGACAAGATGGGACTGTCATTGATGCTGTTATGGTTGATCCGAATGCGGTCGTTCAGCAATATAACCAGCAACAACAGCAACAGGCCAATGCAAAGTTAGCCGAACAACAGCGGATGAAAAAAGCTGAGCAACAGGCTGCTGAATTGAGAGCAAAGCAGGCGGAAGAGCAGGAACGCTTGAAAGCGGCGGAAGAAGAGAGAATTAAAGCACTACAGGAAGCTGAAGCGCAGAAAAAACAGTCTGAGGTTGCTGCCGCTAAAGCGCGTGAAGAACAAAAGCAGGCGGAAGAAGCGGCTGCAAAAGCACTGGCAGAAAAAGAAAGAATTCTAAAAGAGCAAGCTGAAGCCCAACAAAAAGCAGAAGCTCAGGCGAAGAAAGAAGCGGAAGAGGCAGCAAAACGTAAAGCGGCGGCTGAGGCACAGGCTAAAGCCGAAGCGGAAGCTAAGGCAGCGGCAGAAGCCAAAGTAAAAGCTGAGGCACAAGCCAAGGCCAAGGCTAAGGCAGAAGCGGCAAAGCAAACTCAAACGGTTAATGATCTGTTAGGGGGATTAACGTCTAATACACCTAAGCAGGGTGGAGCGACTACCGCAGGAAAAGGTGGCGGTAAGAAAAGTGGTCTTTCTCAGCAAGATATTAATAGTTATCTGGGAAAAGTTCAGGCTGCAATAGAGAGTAAATTTTACGATTCGAATCTCTATATCGGTCGTACTTGTGATTTAAATATAAAACTGGCGCCAGATGGATTATTGATTGATATCAAAGCGGGAGCGGGTGATCCGGCGTTATGTCGGGCAGCGATTACTGCTGCTAATTTGGCAAAAAAAATGCCACCTCCACCAAGCAAGGAGGTTTATGAATATTTCAAGAGTTTCACTCTAGAATTTAAACCGCATTAAGTTAAATGTTTGGTAGATAATCGTTATGTTCTGGGTGAACTTTCGAATAATTTATATGTACAAACAAAATTATCAGATTTTATTTAGGTATCTAGTTTTGTTTGTTGGCGTTTGTTAGAATCCGGCGAATTATTGCGGCAGGCAAAAGATCGCGATATGGGAGAGATGATGAAGCAAACTTTTAAACAGATGTCTAAAGTCATACTGGGCTTTCTGATGATGTGGGCAGCACTTGCTCATGCAGAGGTTCGCATTGAAATTACACAGGGTGTTGATTCTGCCCGTCCTATTGGGGTTGTCCCATTTAAATGGACTGGGGAAGGCGAGTCTCCTGAAAATATTGGTTCAATTATTGCTACGGATTTGAGAAACAGTGGGAAATTTAATCCGATTGATCCTACTCGTATGCCGCAACAACCAACGACTGCATCAGAGGTAACGCCTGCTGCATGGACTGCATTGGGGATCGACTCAGTCGTGGTTGGACATATTCAGCCTAGTGCAGATGGTAAGTTTTTGGTTTCTTATCAGCTTATTGATGTTGCCGGTGCACCAGGAACGGTATTGGCACAAGAACAATTCACGGTTGAAAAGAAATGGCTGCGTTTCGCTGCTCATACCGCTAGTAATCAGATTTTTGAAAAATTGACAGGTATTCGAGGCGCATTTACTACTCGTATAGCTTATGTCGTCAAAAATAACAGTGCAGGTAAGTATCCATATGAGCTACGTGTTTCTGATTATGATGGCTATAATCAATTTACCGTACATAGCTCACCGGAACCATTGATGTCACCGGCCTGGTCGCCAGATGCTTCCAAACTTGCTTATGTTACATTTGAAGGTGGTCGTTCTGCGTTGGTTATCCAAACACTGGCAACAAATGCTGTTCGCCAAGTAGCTTCATTTCCTCGCCATAACGGGGCACCTGCATTTTCTCCGGATGGAACTAAACTTGCCTTTGCATTATCTAAAACCGGTAGTTTGAATCTTTACGTGATGGATTTAGCTTCTGGCCAAATTCGTCAGATCACTGATGGCCGTAGTAATAATACTGAGCCAAGCTGGATGCCAGATAACCAGACACTGGTCTATACCTCAGATCAGGGTGGGCGTCCACAATTGTATAAAATCGATATTAATGGCGGTGCTCCACAACGCCTAACTTGGGAAGGATCACAGAACCAAGATGCAGATGTTAGCCCTGACGGTAGTTTTGTTGTGATGGTTAGCTCAGCAAGTGGCAGTCAGCATATCGCCAAACAAGATCTGGCAACGGGATCTGTCCAAATTTTGACAGATACGTTTCTGGATGAAACGCCGAGCATCGCACCTAATGGCACTATGGTGATTTATAGCTCTACTCAAGGGTGGGGAACTATATTGCAGCTAGTTTCGACTGATGGGCGTTTCAAAGCGCGTCTTCCGGCTACCGATGGACAGGTAAAATCTCCTGCCTGGTCGCCGTATCTGTGATGCATAATAATATGTATGGCAAACTATAAAAGGATCAAAGAGATGCAACTGAACAAAGTGCTAAAAGGGCTGATGTTAGCTTTACCAATCATGGCCGTAGCAGCGTGTAGTTCTAACAAAACTGGCAATAATGATCAGTCTGGTGTAAGCACTGTTGATAATTCTTCTAAGACTCTGTCTGCCGAAGAATTAGCACGTCAGCAGATGCAAGAACTGCAAAACAACAACATCGTATACTTCGGTTTCGATAAGTACGACATCAACGGCGAATTTGCTCAGATGTTGGATGCACATGCTGCCTTCCTGCGTACTAACCCATCTGTTAAAGTGACTATCGAAGGTCACGCAGACGAGCGTGGTACTCCAGAGTACAACATTGCTCTGGGTGAGCGTCGTGCGAACGCAGTGAAAATGTATCTGCAAGGCAAAGGCGTTTCTGCTGATCAGCTTGCTATCGTTTCTTACGGTAAAGAAAAACCAGCAGTACTTGGCCACGACGAAGCAGCATATGCGAAAAACCGTCGCGCTGTGATCGTATACTAAGAGTAATGCATGAACAGTAACTTCAGACGTTATATGTTGGGTCTGTCGTTATTGGTTGGCGTAGCGGCTCCTTGGGCCGCTACCGCCCAAGCGCCAATCAGTAATGTCGGCTCAGGCTCCACCGATGAGCGCCTCTCCCAATTAGAGCGTATTTCTGACGCTCACAGTCAATTATTAACCCAGCTCCAGCAACAACTTTCTGATTCTCAACGTGATATTGATACACTCCGCGGTCAGATTCAGGAAAATCAGTATCAATTAAATCAAGTCATTGAACGTCAAAAAGATCTTTATCTGCAATTGGATAAAATCACCAATCCATCAAGTGCAGAGGGTTCAGAATCAGGAAATCGTAATGCGGAGTCTTCGGTACAAGCTGGGAATAAACAACCTGCTGCGTTGGCGAGTACAGGAAATGAAAAAGGTGATTACGATGCTGCCGTCTCTTTGGCTATCAACACCAAAGAGTATGATAAAGCGATTGCAGCATTTCAGAACTTTTCCAAAACCTATCCCAAATCTAAGTACTTGGCGAATGCCAATTATTGGTTAGGACAGTTGAATTACAACAAAGGCAAGAAAGATGATGCGGCTTATTATTTTGCCACAGTTGTGAAAGACTATCCCAAGTCACAAAAAAGCAGTGATTCCCTGTATAAAGTTGGTTTAATCATGCAGGAAAAAAGACAAAAGGATAAAGCGAAAGCTGTTTATCAGCAGGTGGTTAAGCAATATCCTGGCACGAATGCAGCAAAAATGGCTGAAAAAAAGCTTTCCGGCATGTAATAATTATCCCCGAAAGGTCAGATATCGGTCTTTTTGGGGATGATTGATGGCTTAATAAGCATTTAAACCAGTTTTCTAAAATAAACGTTGCGCCATTCTGAGAAATCAGTAATATATGCCGCCGTTGGCAGGGATAACTGCCAAGCGGATTTAGATGGGTCGTTAGCTCAGTCGGTAGAGCAGTTGACTTTTAATCAATTGGTCGCAGGTTCGAATCCTGCACGACCCACCACCTAAATTCTCACCACAAGCATTCTCTGGATGGGTCGTTAGCTCAGTCGGTAGAGCAGTTGACTTTTAATCAATTGGTCGCAGGTTCGAATCCTGCACGACCCACCATCTAAATTCTCATCTCAAACATTCCTTAGATAGCTTTAGCTCAGTCAGTAAGGCAATTGCTCTTATAATCGATTGATCGCGATAGATAACTTAATAATTTGATCACTGACTTCACATTTTTTCCTTATCGTTTTTAAATCTTCAAAATAATTAAAGACTTTTTTTCTTAAATTAGCTATCTTGTTTAGTATGCAAAACAACAAAGAGCAAAATAACCTGTTTATCTCGTAATTTCATGTTTTTTGTATTGATATACTAAACATTATTTATGGTAAGGATAAAAAAGTATGGATTTTTTCAATATTGATAACATATTCGTGCATATTCCACTAGGAACGGGTGGCTATAATCTTTCGTATATTGAAGCGATTGGCACGATAGCAGGTTTGTTATGTATATGGTTCGCTAGTCAGGAGAAAATAATTAATTATCTGTTTGGATTAATTAATGTCTCACTTTTCGCTGTAATCTTTTTTCAAATTCAACTCTACGCCAGCCTCATTCTGCAAATCTTTTTCTTCGCGGCCAATATCTATGGTTGGTATGCATGGAGCCGAGTTAATGAACAAAAACAAATAGAGCTTAAAATTCGGTGGCTCAACCCTAAACAGATGGCGATTGTTACCGCGGTTTCTATCTTTACCATATTAATCATGACATTTAATATCGATCGAATATTTGGTTATATGGCAAAAGTGGTGGTACTCGCTCTACAGGGAATGGGTCCTGATATCATCATGCCTGATTTACAGCCTGATGCTTTCCCATTTTGGGATTCAGTGATGACAGTATTATCCATAGTCGCAATGATACTGATGACGCGTAAGTATGTAGAAAACTGGCTAATTTGGGTCATCATCGATGTCATCAGTGTAGTGATTTATTACTATCAAGGTGTTTTAGCCATGTCGCTGCAATATATTATCCTGACAGGTATTGCACTAAATGGTGCTCGCCTGTGGATCAAGGCAGCGAAACATAGCGAAGAACAACCACCACAAGAAAATGTAAATTAGAGTTGTTTATCGGCCATAGATAACTTCTATGGCCTCTTGTTTAAGATTTTCCTAAAAATATTTTTTTATTAAGCCATTTATTTGAATTAACATCATTTTTACGCTCAATGGTATTTTTTATAAAAAAGTATCCTATTTCTACTCACAAATATTATTTACAGAACTACGCCTAACAGTTAGATTGAGATCACAAAATTATTTCAAATAACTATCAACGTATTAGGTGAAAGGATAATGAATTACCAGAATGACGATATAAGGATAAGAAAAATAACGGAATTATTGCCACCAGTTGCATTACTCGAAAAATTTCCGGCAACAGAAGATAGTGCTATTACGGTTCGTAAAGCACGTGAATCTATTCATAATATTTTAATTGGTGAAGATGATCGTCTATTGGTAGTAATTGGCCCGTGTTCAATTCATGATCCAAAAGCTGCATTAGAGTATGCAGAGCGCTTGAGTAAATTACGTAAGGAATTGAAAGCCGATTTGGAAATTATTATGCGGGTTTACTTTGAAAAACCCCGTACAACTATCGGCTGGAAAGGGCTGATTAACGATCCAAGTATGGATTGCAGTTTTAATATCAATGGTGGATTACGTACTGCCCGTAAGTTATTGCTTGATATTAATAATATGGGGTTACCTGCGGCGGGTGAATTCCTTGATATGATTA
The sequence above is drawn from the Xenorhabdus ishibashii genome and encodes:
- the tolR gene encoding colicin uptake protein TolR translates to MARTRSRRRELKSEINIVPLLDVLLVLLLIFMATAPIITQSVEVDLPDSVDSKTVSSTDNPPVIVEVSGVGQYNMVVNQERLELLPEQQIVAEAQTLVKANPKTVFLIGGSKEVPYDEIIKALNMLRQAGVKSVGLMTQPIGA
- the tolA gene encoding cell envelope integrity protein TolA; amino-acid sequence: MGKTNEQNNRLNRAIIISVILHIILIGFLIWGSLVQKTEMGGGGQDGTVIDAVMVDPNAVVQQYNQQQQQQANAKLAEQQRMKKAEQQAAELRAKQAEEQERLKAAEEERIKALQEAEAQKKQSEVAAAKAREEQKQAEEAAAKALAEKERILKEQAEAQQKAEAQAKKEAEEAAKRKAAAEAQAKAEAEAKAAAEAKVKAEAQAKAKAKAEAAKQTQTVNDLLGGLTSNTPKQGGATTAGKGGGKKSGLSQQDINSYLGKVQAAIESKFYDSNLYIGRTCDLNIKLAPDGLLIDIKAGAGDPALCRAAITAANLAKKMPPPPSKEVYEYFKSFTLEFKPH
- the ybgE gene encoding cyd operon protein YbgE, with the protein product MLADKCYQLMDKSLLRALILIIALILAVCVFWEPARFAANTSSLQIWQGILLIWAVCSGVTFGIGFYPKRIIWRLFFHPLPAFFILLFGLYHFFK
- the tolB gene encoding Tol-Pal system beta propeller repeat protein TolB yields the protein MSKVILGFLMMWAALAHAEVRIEITQGVDSARPIGVVPFKWTGEGESPENIGSIIATDLRNSGKFNPIDPTRMPQQPTTASEVTPAAWTALGIDSVVVGHIQPSADGKFLVSYQLIDVAGAPGTVLAQEQFTVEKKWLRFAAHTASNQIFEKLTGIRGAFTTRIAYVVKNNSAGKYPYELRVSDYDGYNQFTVHSSPEPLMSPAWSPDASKLAYVTFEGGRSALVIQTLATNAVRQVASFPRHNGAPAFSPDGTKLAFALSKTGSLNLYVMDLASGQIRQITDGRSNNTEPSWMPDNQTLVYTSDQGGRPQLYKIDINGGAPQRLTWEGSQNQDADVSPDGSFVVMVSSASGSQHIAKQDLATGSVQILTDTFLDETPSIAPNGTMVIYSSTQGWGTILQLVSTDGRFKARLPATDGQVKSPAWSPYL
- the ybgC gene encoding tol-pal system-associated acyl-CoA thioesterase, with translation MSNMLFRWPIRVYYEDTDASGVVYHARYLCFYERARTEMLRERGFHQQPMLDEQAGFVVSRMTIDYRKPAKLDDQLVVESEVTNIRGASLTFIQRIVDCNGVVVSSAECLVVYVNSSQMKPIALPKSIVAEFKQ
- the pal gene encoding peptidoglycan-associated lipoprotein Pal, whose amino-acid sequence is MQLNKVLKGLMLALPIMAVAACSSNKTGNNDQSGVSTVDNSSKTLSAEELARQQMQELQNNNIVYFGFDKYDINGEFAQMLDAHAAFLRTNPSVKVTIEGHADERGTPEYNIALGERRANAVKMYLQGKGVSADQLAIVSYGKEKPAVLGHDEAAYAKNRRAVIVY
- the cpoB gene encoding cell division protein CpoB, whose product is MLGLSLLVGVAAPWAATAQAPISNVGSGSTDERLSQLERISDAHSQLLTQLQQQLSDSQRDIDTLRGQIQENQYQLNQVIERQKDLYLQLDKITNPSSAEGSESGNRNAESSVQAGNKQPAALASTGNEKGDYDAAVSLAINTKEYDKAIAAFQNFSKTYPKSKYLANANYWLGQLNYNKGKKDDAAYYFATVVKDYPKSQKSSDSLYKVGLIMQEKRQKDKAKAVYQQVVKQYPGTNAAKMAEKKLSGM
- the tolQ gene encoding Tol-Pal system protein TolQ, which codes for MTDMNILDLFLKAGFLVQLIMLILIGFSIASWAIIIQRTKILNAASREAEAFEDKFWSGIELSRLYKESQSRRDSLSGTEQIFHSGFKEFARLHQANDHAPEAVITGASRAMRISLNRELEVLENHIPFLGTVGSISPYIGLFGTVWGIMHAFIALGAVKQATLQMVAPGIAEALIATAIGLFAAIPAVMAYNRLNQRVNKLEQVYDNFMEEFLAILHRQAFAANTNKS
- the pnuC gene encoding nicotinamide riboside transporter PnuC; this encodes MDFFNIDNIFVHIPLGTGGYNLSYIEAIGTIAGLLCIWFASQEKIINYLFGLINVSLFAVIFFQIQLYASLILQIFFFAANIYGWYAWSRVNEQKQIELKIRWLNPKQMAIVTAVSIFTILIMTFNIDRIFGYMAKVVVLALQGMGPDIIMPDLQPDAFPFWDSVMTVLSIVAMILMTRKYVENWLIWVIIDVISVVIYYYQGVLAMSLQYIILTGIALNGARLWIKAAKHSEEQPPQENVN
- the cydX gene encoding cytochrome bd-I oxidase subunit CydX; this encodes MWYFAWILGTLLACSFAVIAALALEHSESQKVPESDKK